In the Hyphomonadaceae bacterium BL14 genome, one interval contains:
- the fabA gene encoding 3-hydroxyacyl-[acyl-carrier-protein] dehydratase FabA, producing the protein MTAQSNSYDYDALIACGRGELFGPGNAQLPLPPMLMFDRITRIAAEGGAYNKGEVIAELDVKPDLWFFDCHFQGDPVMPGCLGLDAMWQLVGFFLGWTGAPGKGRALGVGEVKFTGQVPPTVKAVRYIIDLKRVINRKLVLGIADGRVEADGQLIYVAKDLRVGLFRPEDLNSGGAQ; encoded by the coding sequence ATGACCGCTCAAAGCAACAGCTATGATTATGACGCCCTGATCGCCTGCGGGCGGGGCGAGCTTTTCGGGCCGGGCAATGCCCAGCTGCCCCTGCCGCCCATGTTGATGTTCGACCGTATCACCCGCATAGCCGCCGAGGGCGGTGCCTATAACAAGGGCGAGGTCATCGCCGAGCTCGATGTGAAGCCGGACCTGTGGTTCTTCGACTGCCATTTCCAGGGCGACCCGGTGATGCCGGGCTGTCTGGGGCTGGACGCCATGTGGCAGCTGGTCGGCTTCTTCCTGGGCTGGACCGGCGCACCGGGCAAGGGCCGGGCGCTGGGCGTGGGCGAGGTGAAATTCACCGGCCAGGTGCCGCCGACAGTCAAAGCCGTGCGTTACATCATCGACCTCAAGCGCGTCATCAACCGCAAGCTTGTGCTCGGCATTGCTGACGGACGCGTGGAGGCGGACGGCCAGCTGATCTATGTGGCGAAGGATTTGCGGGTCGGCCTGTTCCGCCCCGAAGACCTCAATAGCGGAGGCGCTCAATGA
- the fabB gene encoding beta-ketoacyl-ACP synthase I — MRRVVVTGIGIVSSIGDNADEVAASLKAGRCGVGAAPEYAELNFKCQVHARPKANPADHVDKRAWRFMGDGAGWAYMAMEQAIADAGLSPEEVSHERTGLIVGTGGPSVEAIVAAADITRDKGPRRIGPFAVPKAMCSTGSATLATPFKIKGLNYSISSACTTSLHCIGAAAEQIQFGKQDVMFAGGGEELHWALSNLFDAMGAMSSNYNDTPQKASRAFDKDRDGFVIAGGAGIVVLEDYERAKARGATIWAEVLGYGATSDGHDMVQPSGEGAARCMRMALAQAGGRQIDYINPHATSTPVGDIKEAEALRAVFGQTIPALSGTKSMSGHSLGAAGVQEAIYCLLMMKHGFIAPSINVDTVDPELADLPIVTKTQQAELNTILSNSFGFGGTNGTLIMGRPD, encoded by the coding sequence ATGAGACGTGTCGTCGTCACCGGCATCGGTATCGTATCCTCCATAGGCGACAATGCCGACGAGGTCGCCGCCTCGCTGAAAGCGGGACGCTGCGGCGTCGGCGCGGCACCCGAATATGCCGAGCTGAACTTCAAGTGCCAGGTGCATGCGCGCCCGAAAGCCAATCCGGCTGACCATGTGGACAAGCGCGCCTGGCGCTTCATGGGTGATGGGGCGGGCTGGGCCTACATGGCCATGGAACAGGCCATCGCCGATGCCGGCCTGAGCCCCGAAGAGGTCTCCCACGAACGCACCGGCCTGATTGTCGGCACCGGCGGGCCCAGCGTGGAGGCCATCGTGGCCGCCGCCGATATCACCCGCGACAAGGGTCCGCGCCGCATCGGGCCGTTCGCCGTGCCCAAGGCGATGTGCTCCACCGGCTCGGCCACGCTGGCCACACCGTTCAAGATCAAGGGTCTGAACTACTCCATCAGTTCGGCCTGCACGACCTCGCTGCACTGCATCGGCGCGGCAGCCGAGCAGATCCAGTTCGGTAAGCAGGATGTGATGTTCGCCGGCGGCGGCGAAGAGCTGCACTGGGCGCTGTCCAACTTGTTCGACGCCATGGGTGCCATGAGCTCGAACTATAACGATACACCCCAGAAAGCCTCGCGCGCGTTCGACAAGGACCGCGACGGCTTCGTGATCGCGGGCGGTGCCGGCATCGTGGTGCTGGAAGACTATGAGCGGGCGAAGGCGCGCGGTGCCACCATCTGGGCTGAAGTGCTCGGCTATGGCGCCACGTCGGACGGCCATGACATGGTCCAGCCCTCGGGCGAGGGCGCGGCGCGCTGCATGCGCATGGCGCTGGCTCAGGCCGGGGGGCGCCAGATCGACTATATCAACCCTCACGCCACCTCCACCCCGGTGGGCGACATCAAGGAGGCCGAAGCCCTGCGCGCGGTGTTCGGCCAGACCATCCCGGCCCTGTCAGGCACCAAGTCCATGTCCGGCCACTCGCTCGGCGCGGCGGGCGTGCAGGAGGCGATCTACTGCCTCCTGATGATGAAGCATGGCTTCATCGCGCCCTCCATCAACGTGGACACCGTGGACCCGGAGCTGGCCGACCTGCCCATCGTGACCAAAACCCAACAGGCCGAGCTCAACACCATCCTGTCCAACTCCTTCGGTTTTGGCGGCACCAACGGCACGCTGATCATGGGACGGCCTGACTAA